In one Nitrospira sp. genomic region, the following are encoded:
- a CDS encoding tetratricopeptide repeat protein → MTDLTTSIQDAIVRGDWATVVRDATLWMQSLQRTAKRDPRPAFALNVVHLIRGEFAAAWKVHAQFLQEGEDLTKVREWVEAMAAARTEDGHIQLVLGLFLAQGGQSEQSVEHYKKAAQLAPKSPYPHFFLAQIHERADRPEMAIKSYREAVKLDPAYIAARTNLGVAYQGQDNLEMAIPQFREVLKLTPNDANAHANLACALAEQGKQEPALKEYQEALRLNPDDAEIHFALGGLYETRNRMDLALKEYEAAIQVKPDFALAHTALGWIAYNKGRKQEALEAFSKSLKFDPEDAGAYHGVAMLYADRGKGTLAMEHFAKALKFEKDQSKKNAILAHLFKIGGTWDV, encoded by the coding sequence ATGACCGATCTCACCACCAGTATTCAAGACGCGATCGTGCGGGGCGACTGGGCCACCGTGGTTCGCGACGCGACACTGTGGATGCAGTCGCTGCAGCGCACCGCCAAGCGCGATCCGCGCCCGGCCTTCGCGCTCAATGTCGTGCACCTGATCCGTGGCGAGTTTGCGGCGGCCTGGAAGGTCCACGCACAGTTTCTTCAGGAGGGGGAGGATCTCACGAAAGTGCGCGAGTGGGTTGAGGCGATGGCTGCGGCACGGACGGAGGACGGCCATATCCAGCTCGTGCTGGGGTTGTTCCTGGCGCAGGGCGGGCAGTCCGAGCAGTCGGTTGAGCATTACAAGAAAGCCGCCCAGCTCGCGCCCAAGTCGCCCTACCCTCATTTTTTCCTTGCGCAGATTCATGAGCGGGCCGACCGACCCGAGATGGCGATCAAGTCCTATCGCGAGGCGGTCAAGCTCGATCCCGCCTACATCGCGGCGCGCACCAATTTGGGCGTGGCGTATCAGGGACAGGACAATCTGGAGATGGCGATCCCGCAGTTCCGCGAGGTGCTCAAGCTCACACCAAACGACGCCAACGCCCACGCCAATCTGGCCTGCGCGCTGGCCGAGCAGGGCAAGCAGGAACCGGCGCTCAAGGAATATCAGGAGGCGTTGCGGCTCAATCCGGACGATGCGGAGATTCATTTCGCGCTCGGGGGCCTTTATGAAACGCGTAATCGAATGGATCTGGCGCTCAAGGAATACGAGGCGGCGATTCAAGTCAAGCCCGACTTCGCACTGGCCCACACGGCGCTCGGCTGGATCGCCTACAATAAAGGGCGGAAACAGGAGGCGCTGGAGGCCTTTAGTAAGTCGCTCAAGTTCGATCCGGAGGATGCCGGGGCCTATCATGGCGTGGCAATGCTCTATGCGGACCGCGGCAAGGGCACGCTGGCAATGGAGCATTTCGCGAAAGCGCTCAAGTTCGAGAAGGACCAGTCCAAGAAGAACGCGATTCTCGCCCACCTGTTTAAAATCGGTGGGACGTGGGATGTGTGA
- a CDS encoding MEKHLA domain-containing protein, with protein MKTVDPWTDPAVINGNQLLLNSFRHWLGRELIERKGSPEEQAKALYHAPFVVVSHGIEADPVLKYGNKAALELWEMEWEQFTHTPSRLTAEPVNQAQRARMLAQAQEKGFIDNYKGVRISGSGKRFLVEQAMVWNVVGIEGEQVGQAATFSKWEFM; from the coding sequence ATGAAAACCGTCGACCCGTGGACCGATCCGGCTGTCATCAACGGGAACCAGCTGCTCCTGAATAGCTTCCGGCACTGGCTGGGGCGTGAGCTGATCGAGCGGAAGGGGAGCCCGGAAGAACAGGCGAAAGCGCTCTATCACGCTCCGTTCGTCGTGGTGTCACACGGCATAGAAGCAGACCCCGTCCTCAAATATGGCAACAAGGCGGCACTGGAATTATGGGAGATGGAGTGGGAACAATTCACACACACCCCGTCGCGCCTCACGGCCGAACCAGTCAACCAGGCGCAACGGGCGCGCATGCTCGCGCAGGCGCAAGAAAAAGGCTTCATCGACAATTACAAGGGCGTGCGGATTTCGGGTAGTGGGAAAAGATTTCTCGTCGAACAGGCGATGGTCTGGAATGTGGTCGGAATAGAAGGAGAACAGGTCGGGCAGGCGGCGACGTTTTCGAAATGGGAGTTCATGTAG
- a CDS encoding MFS transporter, whose protein sequence is MVDSSLAHRASPWRALAHRNFVCFFVGHGLSLCGTWMQSMAQAWLVYRLTGSPLLLGVTEFLSRGPILLFAPLGGVLADRWPRHRLMILTQSLFMAQATALAALTLSGLVTIWWILGLALAQGLISALEVPTRQTFLTDLVPKRDIPSAIGMNSSIFNASRIIGPSIAGVVVSTAGEGYCFLVNAASFLIVLAGLALIRVKQTRSEHPAGALGLLREGLSYAWRTPHVRALLMLASLISIASMPYATLLPVFARDILRIGPDGLGWLMAATGAGALTAALLLARRSRIQELGTPIALSVAGFGVGLLALASSSILWVSLAALYAIGFGMVSSLAGCNTLLQSLAPDRMRGRIVSLYTTASLGLTVFSSLLAGSGATWFGAPVVVAAGGLLTIGAAAWFWSVLPAIRPHMHAYKLLPEDELPAT, encoded by the coding sequence GTGGTTGATTCTTCCCTCGCGCACCGCGCTTCCCCCTGGCGGGCGCTGGCCCATCGCAACTTCGTCTGCTTTTTCGTCGGCCACGGCCTCTCACTCTGCGGCACCTGGATGCAGTCCATGGCGCAGGCCTGGCTCGTCTACCGGCTAACTGGCTCGCCGCTGCTACTGGGGGTAACGGAATTTCTGTCGCGCGGGCCGATCCTCCTATTCGCTCCGCTGGGCGGCGTGCTGGCGGACCGCTGGCCGCGCCACCGCCTCATGATTTTGACGCAATCTCTTTTCATGGCCCAGGCAACCGCGCTCGCCGCGCTCACATTAAGCGGTCTGGTCACAATCTGGTGGATTCTCGGGCTGGCGCTGGCGCAGGGCCTGATCAGCGCGCTGGAGGTGCCGACGCGCCAAACCTTTTTGACCGATCTGGTGCCGAAACGCGACATTCCTTCCGCCATTGGTATGAATTCGTCCATCTTCAACGCATCGCGCATCATCGGTCCCTCGATCGCTGGCGTCGTCGTCAGCACGGCGGGCGAGGGTTATTGCTTTCTGGTCAACGCGGCCAGCTTTCTGATTGTGTTGGCCGGCCTTGCGTTGATCCGCGTGAAACAAACACGGAGTGAGCATCCGGCCGGCGCCCTCGGATTGCTCCGAGAAGGGTTGTCCTACGCTTGGCGCACGCCGCATGTGCGCGCGCTGCTCATGCTCGCGAGCCTTATTAGCATTGCCTCGATGCCCTATGCGACGTTGCTGCCCGTCTTTGCACGGGACATCTTGCGGATCGGCCCAGACGGTCTCGGCTGGCTCATGGCGGCGACGGGAGCCGGCGCGCTCACCGCGGCCCTGCTCCTGGCCCGGCGAAGCAGAATACAGGAGCTGGGAACACCCATTGCCTTGTCGGTGGCCGGATTCGGCGTGGGCCTGCTAGCGCTAGCGAGCAGTTCAATCCTATGGGTGTCGTTGGCGGCGCTCTACGCGATTGGCTTCGGGATGGTCAGCAGTCTCGCCGGTTGTAATACGCTCTTGCAGTCGCTGGCACCGGACCGAATGAGAGGACGGATCGTCAGTCTTTACACAACCGCGTCGTTAGGGCTGACGGTCTTCAGCAGTTTGCTGGCGGGATCTGGGGCGACCTGGTTTGGTGCGCCGGTTGTCGTGGCGGCCGGCGGGCTGCTGACGATCGGTGCGGCGGCCTGGTTCTGGTCAGTGCTCCCGGCCATCCGCCCCCACATGCACGCATACAAGCTGCTTCCCGAGGACGAGCTGCCTGCTACATGA
- a CDS encoding DUF1653 domain-containing protein translates to MTPGRYQHYKGKDYEVIGCARHSETEEELVVYRALYGERGLWVRPKKLFLETVTVNGLSVPRFRLVKD, encoded by the coding sequence ATCACCCCTGGCCGTTATCAGCACTATAAAGGCAAGGACTACGAGGTCATCGGCTGTGCCAGGCACAGCGAGACGGAGGAGGAGCTTGTCGTTTACCGCGCGCTCTATGGCGAGCGCGGGCTCTGGGTGCGGCCTAAGAAGTTGTTTCTGGAAACGGTCACGGTAAACGGACTATCCGTGCCGCGGTTCCGGCTGGTGAAGGATTAG
- the ettA gene encoding energy-dependent translational throttle protein EttA, whose amino-acid sequence MATNDKQIIFSLINVGKVYPPKRQVLKDIYLSFYYGAKIGVLGLNGSGKSSLLKIIAGVDKDYLGEVTMSKGYTTGLLEQEPQLTKGKTVKEVVEEGKHEITTLLKEYEAVSNKLGDCKPDEMDKLLEKQGSLQEKIEAANGWELEHELEVAMDALRCPPSDAKVDTLSGGERRRVALCRLLIQEPDILLLDEPTNHLDAESVQWLEQHLQQYKGTVIAVTHDRYFLDNVAGWILELDRGEGIPFQGNYSSWLEQKQARLAKEEKAESQRRKTLERELEWIRMSPKGRHAKGKARISKYEELVNQEQKQQVQELEIYIPPGPRLGDIVVEAKDLTKAFGDKLLFETLSFSLPKGGIVGVIGPNGAGKTTLFRMIVGKEKPGSGTLRIGETVKLGYVDQDRSLDASKTVFEVISDGQDTLKLGKVEVNARAYCGRFNFGGTEQQKKVKDLSGGERNRVHLARMLKEGANLIILDEPTNDLDVNTLRALEEGLEKFGGCAVVSSHDRWFLDRIATHILAFEGNSQVVWYEGNYTEYEADRRKRLGKEADQPHRIRYRKLTR is encoded by the coding sequence ATGGCTACGAACGATAAACAGATTATTTTCTCCCTCATCAACGTCGGGAAGGTCTACCCGCCGAAGCGGCAGGTCCTCAAAGATATCTATCTCTCCTTTTATTACGGCGCCAAGATCGGCGTGCTCGGATTGAACGGCTCAGGCAAGAGCTCGCTGCTCAAGATCATCGCCGGCGTGGACAAGGACTATCTCGGTGAAGTCACGATGTCGAAGGGCTACACGACCGGCCTGCTCGAACAGGAGCCGCAACTGACGAAGGGCAAGACGGTCAAGGAAGTGGTTGAGGAGGGCAAGCACGAGATCACGACGCTGCTCAAGGAGTACGAGGCCGTCAGCAACAAGCTGGGCGACTGCAAGCCAGACGAGATGGACAAGCTGCTCGAAAAGCAGGGCAGCCTTCAGGAGAAAATCGAAGCGGCCAACGGTTGGGAATTAGAGCATGAGCTCGAAGTGGCGATGGACGCCTTGCGCTGTCCGCCGTCCGATGCAAAAGTTGATACACTGTCTGGCGGCGAGCGCCGCCGCGTAGCGCTTTGCCGCCTGCTGATTCAGGAACCGGATATCCTCTTGCTCGACGAGCCGACTAACCATCTGGACGCCGAATCGGTCCAGTGGCTTGAGCAACATCTCCAGCAGTACAAAGGCACGGTCATTGCCGTCACACATGACCGCTACTTTCTTGATAACGTCGCTGGCTGGATTCTCGAGCTGGATCGCGGCGAGGGCATCCCCTTCCAGGGGAACTATTCCTCCTGGCTGGAGCAGAAGCAGGCGCGGCTGGCCAAGGAGGAAAAAGCGGAATCGCAGCGGCGCAAGACGCTGGAGCGTGAGTTGGAATGGATCCGCATGTCGCCCAAGGGCCGCCACGCCAAGGGCAAGGCGCGCATCTCGAAGTACGAGGAACTGGTCAATCAGGAGCAGAAGCAACAGGTCCAGGAATTGGAAATCTACATTCCGCCTGGCCCGCGCCTGGGCGACATCGTTGTGGAAGCCAAAGACCTGACGAAGGCCTTCGGCGACAAGCTGCTCTTTGAAACGCTGAGCTTCAGTCTGCCGAAGGGCGGCATCGTCGGTGTCATCGGCCCCAACGGCGCGGGTAAGACGACGCTCTTCCGCATGATTGTCGGGAAGGAAAAGCCGGGCAGCGGCACGCTCCGCATCGGCGAGACCGTTAAGCTCGGCTACGTGGACCAGGACCGATCCCTGGATGCAAGCAAGACCGTCTTCGAAGTGATCTCCGACGGACAGGACACGCTCAAGCTCGGGAAGGTCGAGGTCAACGCGCGGGCCTACTGCGGGCGGTTCAACTTCGGCGGCACGGAGCAGCAGAAAAAAGTGAAGGACCTTTCAGGCGGTGAACGCAATCGCGTGCACCTCGCGCGCATGCTCAAGGAAGGCGCCAATCTCATCATCCTCGACGAGCCGACCAACGATCTGGATGTGAACACGCTGCGCGCGCTGGAAGAAGGCCTGGAGAAATTCGGCGGCTGCGCAGTCGTGAGCAGCCACGATCGCTGGTTCCTCGACCGCATCGCTACGCACATCCTTGCGTTTGAGGGCAACAGCCAGGTCGTCTGGTACGAGGGGAACTACACCGAGTACGAAGCCGACCGCAGGAAACGGCTCGGCAAGGAAGCCGACCAGCCTCACCGTATCCGCTACAGAAAGCTGACCCGCTAG
- a CDS encoding esterase, with protein MKTERFGGLTVRITGGRDGRGSGNGPAVVLLHGWGAPGDDLVPLGQEIDAPAGTRFIFPEAPLSLPTGFGPLSASGRAWWMLDIQKRQREIAAGRARDLSRDVPNGLDEAREKVIALLDEVEQKLGTKQIVLSGFSQGAMLACDTALRSTRPLAGVILLSGTLLAADEWTPLMPKRKGLKLFQSHGNADPLLPFSTAEQLRDLLTQAGLSVDWVGFRGGHEIPGLVLDRLGAFLRTVLI; from the coding sequence ATGAAAACCGAACGGTTTGGTGGGTTGACGGTCCGCATCACTGGGGGCAGAGATGGCCGGGGCAGTGGCAACGGACCGGCCGTGGTGCTACTGCACGGCTGGGGCGCACCGGGCGACGATCTGGTACCGCTCGGACAGGAGATCGATGCGCCGGCGGGGACGCGGTTCATTTTCCCCGAGGCGCCGCTCTCACTGCCGACGGGGTTCGGCCCATTGAGTGCTTCCGGGCGAGCGTGGTGGATGCTAGACATTCAGAAGCGTCAACGCGAAATCGCTGCCGGGCGGGCGCGAGATCTTTCGCGGGACGTGCCGAACGGACTGGACGAAGCGCGCGAGAAAGTCATCGCGCTGCTCGATGAAGTCGAACAGAAGCTGGGCACGAAACAGATCGTGCTGAGCGGATTCTCGCAGGGCGCCATGCTGGCCTGCGACACGGCCCTGCGCAGCACGAGGCCGCTCGCCGGAGTCATTCTTCTGTCAGGAACATTGCTGGCGGCCGATGAATGGACGCCGCTGATGCCCAAGCGCAAAGGCCTCAAACTCTTTCAAAGCCACGGCAACGCTGATCCGCTCCTGCCTTTTTCCACGGCCGAGCAATTACGCGATCTGCTCACGCAGGCGGGACTGTCCGTCGACTGGGTAGGGTTCCGGGGCGGGCACGAAATACCGGGACTTGTGCTGGACAGACTCGGCGCGTTTCTCCGAACCGTCCTTATTTGA
- the leuD gene encoding 3-isopropylmalate dehydratase small subunit, with protein sequence MQPFTKHTGLVAPLDRVNVDTDQIIPKQFLKTIKRTGLREGLFYDWRRKKDGSPDPDFFLNQAQYENATILLTRDNFGCGSSREHAPWALLDQGFRCVIAPSFADIFYNNCFQNGILPVVLKADEVQALFSSATKDGYALTVDLAAQVVATPQGATYHFDVDPFRKDCLYKGLDAIGLSLQYDAAIAAYEQTRKAGAPWLFADM encoded by the coding sequence ATGCAGCCCTTTACCAAGCATACGGGCCTCGTCGCGCCGCTCGACCGGGTCAACGTGGACACGGACCAGATCATCCCCAAGCAGTTCTTGAAGACGATCAAGCGCACGGGCCTGCGCGAGGGGCTCTTCTACGACTGGCGCCGAAAAAAGGACGGTTCGCCCGACCCTGATTTCTTCCTGAACCAGGCACAATACGAAAACGCCACCATCTTATTGACTCGCGACAACTTCGGTTGCGGCTCCTCGCGCGAGCATGCACCATGGGCTCTGCTTGACCAGGGTTTCCGCTGTGTAATCGCGCCGAGCTTCGCGGATATCTTTTACAACAACTGTTTTCAGAATGGGATTCTCCCCGTCGTGCTGAAGGCCGATGAGGTGCAGGCACTCTTCAGCAGCGCGACGAAGGACGGCTACGCGCTAACGGTGGATCTGGCCGCGCAGGTGGTCGCCACGCCGCAAGGCGCGACGTATCATTTCGACGTCGACCCCTTCCGCAAAGACTGTCTCTATAAGGGGCTGGACGCGATCGGCCTGAGTCTCCAGTACGACGCGGCCATCGCTGCCTATGAGCAGACGCGCAAGGCCGGGGCCCCGTGGCTCTTTGCGGACATGTAA
- the leuC gene encoding 3-isopropylmalate dehydratase large subunit — protein MAGQTLFEKIWNAHVVRTEPDGTTLLYIDRQLVHEVTSPQAFEGLKLAGRKPRRPGATLAVPDHNVPTTNRKLGIADPVSAKQIRTLEENCKDFGITIFTMSDARQGIVHVIGPEQGFTLPGMTIVCGDSHTSTHGAFGALAFGIGTSEVEHVLATQCLLQTKPKTMEIRVDGKLSERCSAKDVILAIIGKIGTAGGTGYVIEYTGSVIRALSMEGRMTLCNMSIEGGARAGMVAPDEKTAAYVKGRPMAPKGDLWEKAVEAWRALPTDAGATYDATVELKAEQIAPQVTWGTSPGMVTGVNENVPDPKTMPDEKLRKATERALEYMGLMPSQPITQINIDKVFIGSCTNSRIEDLRLAASFAKGKKVAKSVHAMVVPGSGLVKQQAEQEGLHRIFTDAGFEWREAGCSMCLAMNADVLKPGERCASTSNRNFEGRQGAGGRTHLVSPIMAVAAAVEGHFVDIRNWS, from the coding sequence ATGGCCGGGCAGACCCTCTTCGAAAAAATCTGGAACGCCCACGTCGTCCGCACGGAGCCGGATGGCACGACGCTGCTCTACATAGACCGGCAGCTCGTGCATGAAGTCACGTCCCCGCAGGCTTTCGAGGGACTGAAACTCGCGGGCCGCAAGCCGCGCCGTCCCGGCGCCACGCTCGCGGTGCCCGATCACAATGTCCCGACGACGAACCGAAAACTCGGCATCGCCGATCCTGTCAGCGCCAAGCAGATCCGGACGCTGGAAGAAAACTGCAAGGACTTCGGCATCACCATTTTTACGATGAGCGACGCCCGCCAGGGCATCGTCCACGTGATCGGGCCGGAGCAAGGCTTTACATTGCCCGGCATGACGATCGTCTGCGGCGATTCGCATACGTCCACTCACGGCGCCTTTGGCGCGCTGGCTTTTGGCATCGGCACAAGCGAGGTCGAGCATGTGCTGGCCACGCAATGCCTCTTACAGACAAAACCCAAGACGATGGAAATCCGCGTGGACGGAAAACTCTCTGAGCGCTGCTCGGCCAAGGATGTGATTCTCGCCATCATCGGCAAGATCGGCACGGCGGGCGGGACCGGCTACGTAATCGAATATACGGGCTCTGTCATTCGGGCGCTCTCCATGGAAGGCCGAATGACGCTCTGCAACATGTCCATCGAAGGTGGCGCCCGGGCTGGCATGGTGGCACCCGACGAGAAAACCGCCGCCTACGTCAAGGGACGACCTATGGCGCCGAAGGGCGACCTATGGGAAAAGGCCGTGGAAGCCTGGCGGGCGCTGCCGACGGATGCGGGCGCAACGTACGACGCGACGGTCGAGTTGAAAGCCGAACAGATCGCGCCGCAAGTCACGTGGGGAACCAGCCCCGGCATGGTCACCGGCGTGAACGAAAACGTCCCGGATCCCAAGACCATGCCCGACGAGAAATTGCGCAAGGCGACGGAGCGCGCGCTGGAGTATATGGGCCTTATGCCCAGCCAGCCGATCACACAAATCAATATCGATAAGGTCTTCATCGGCTCCTGTACCAACTCGCGCATTGAGGATTTACGCCTCGCGGCGAGCTTTGCAAAAGGTAAAAAGGTCGCAAAGAGCGTCCACGCGATGGTCGTGCCCGGCTCCGGTCTCGTGAAACAGCAGGCCGAGCAGGAAGGCCTGCACAGGATTTTCACGGACGCCGGCTTCGAATGGCGCGAGGCCGGCTGCAGCATGTGTTTGGCGATGAATGCCGACGTGCTCAAGCCCGGCGAGCGCTGCGCTTCGACGAGTAACCGAAACTTTGAAGGCCGGCAGGGGGCGGGCGGCCGCACGCATCTTGTGTCCCCCATCATGGCCGTGGCCGCCGCAGTGGAAGGACATTTCGTGGACATCAGAAATTGGAGCTAG
- a CDS encoding YdiU family protein, giving the protein MAKLEELSFDNTYARLPSAFYAKVEPTPLSNPHLVSFNPDAAALIDLDQDEAKRPEFAGVFGGNLLIPGSEPVAMIYSGHQFGIFAGRLGDGRALLLGEVRNSRGEKWDLHLKGAGHTPFSRDGDGRAVLRSTIREYLCGEAMHGLGIPTTRSLCIVAGDEAVLRERPEPGAMLLRMAPTHVRFGSFQTFFAWRQPDHVRQLADYVITQFYPHLEQADEKYPRFFREVAARTARLIAGWQAVGWAHGVMNSDNMSIVGLTLDYGPFGFMDAYDPGFICNHSDHHGRYAFRNQPDIGYFNLRCLGQALSSLITPEQEQDTLTAYETAFAERYLDLMRAKLGLQEAKLDDEVLVGDLLRLLAASRSDYTIFFRTLGGFASGPDERNETLRDFFLDRAGFDRWAARYKARLHTEGSRDAERRPRMDRANPKYVLRNYLAQVAIERAYQRDYAEIDRLRQLLARPFDQQPEMEAYAAIPPDWAKTISVSCSS; this is encoded by the coding sequence ATGGCCAAACTGGAAGAGCTGTCCTTCGACAATACCTATGCCCGGCTGCCCAGCGCGTTCTACGCGAAAGTCGAACCGACCCCGCTGTCGAATCCACACCTCGTCAGCTTCAATCCAGATGCGGCCGCGTTGATCGATCTTGACCAGGACGAGGCGAAACGGCCCGAGTTCGCCGGGGTGTTCGGGGGCAATCTCTTGATCCCCGGCAGCGAGCCGGTGGCCATGATCTACTCAGGCCACCAGTTCGGGATCTTTGCCGGCCGGCTGGGCGATGGGCGGGCACTGCTGCTTGGAGAAGTTCGCAACAGCCGAGGCGAGAAGTGGGATTTACATCTGAAGGGCGCTGGGCACACGCCGTTCTCGCGCGACGGCGACGGCCGCGCCGTCCTGCGTTCCACGATTCGCGAATATCTTTGCGGCGAGGCCATGCACGGCCTCGGCATTCCGACGACGCGGTCGCTCTGCATTGTGGCGGGTGACGAAGCGGTATTGCGGGAGCGACCTGAGCCCGGCGCCATGTTGCTTCGTATGGCGCCCACACACGTGCGATTCGGATCGTTTCAGACCTTTTTCGCTTGGCGGCAGCCCGATCACGTCCGGCAACTCGCGGACTACGTGATCACCCAATTCTATCCGCATCTCGAGCAAGCCGACGAGAAGTACCCGCGCTTCTTTCGCGAGGTCGCCGCCCGCACCGCGCGGCTGATCGCCGGGTGGCAGGCCGTCGGCTGGGCACATGGCGTCATGAACAGCGACAACATGTCCATCGTCGGGCTCACGCTGGATTACGGTCCGTTCGGCTTTATGGACGCCTACGATCCGGGCTTCATCTGCAATCATTCCGATCACCATGGCCGGTATGCGTTCCGGAACCAGCCCGACATCGGCTACTTCAACCTGCGTTGCCTCGGTCAGGCGCTCTCGTCGCTGATCACGCCAGAGCAGGAGCAGGATACGCTGACGGCCTACGAAACCGCCTTCGCCGAACGGTACTTAGACTTGATGCGGGCGAAGCTGGGGCTGCAGGAGGCGAAGCTGGACGATGAGGTCCTGGTGGGCGACTTACTGCGCCTCCTGGCCGCGAGCCGATCGGATTACACGATCTTCTTCCGGACGCTGGGCGGATTTGCGAGTGGTCCGGACGAGCGAAATGAGACGCTCCGCGATTTCTTTCTGGATCGTGCAGGGTTTGATCGCTGGGCAGCTCGGTACAAAGCGCGCTTGCATACCGAGGGCAGCCGTGATGCGGAGCGTCGGCCCCGCATGGATCGGGCTAATCCCAAATATGTCCTGCGCAATTACCTGGCGCAGGTTGCCATCGAGCGGGCGTACCAGAGGGACTATGCCGAGATTGATCGTCTGCGTCAGCTCCTCGCGCGGCCCTTCGACCAACAGCCGGAAATGGAGGCCTACGCCGCGATACCGCCGGACTGGGCCAAGACCATCAGCGTCAGTTGCTCGTCCTGA
- the xth gene encoding exodeoxyribonuclease III, translating into MKIATYNVNSIRKRVDTVLAWLESHKPDVLCLQETKVQDADFPLLALQPSGYHIAFRGMKAYNGVAIFSREQPESVAYGLDVDNGDPDEFRLIRAVIRGVPIVNTYIPQGFEIDSPKYQYKLAWYKRLRNYFAKHLSPKKPAIWCGDMNVAPEPVDVHSPDKHLTHVCFHEDVRNAYKETVGWGFVDAYRKLHPNTQQFTFWDYRAPNALENNRGWRIDHILATAPLAEKCMKAGVDVEPRRQPNASDHTFLWAEFSV; encoded by the coding sequence ATGAAGATCGCCACCTACAACGTCAATTCAATCCGCAAGCGTGTGGACACGGTTCTTGCCTGGCTCGAGTCACACAAACCGGATGTCCTCTGCCTGCAGGAGACAAAGGTGCAGGACGCGGACTTTCCACTGCTCGCGCTGCAACCATCGGGATACCACATTGCCTTCCGCGGCATGAAAGCCTACAACGGCGTGGCCATCTTCAGCCGGGAGCAACCGGAGTCCGTCGCTTACGGACTGGACGTCGACAACGGGGATCCGGACGAATTCCGGCTCATTCGCGCGGTGATTCGCGGGGTCCCCATCGTTAACACTTACATTCCACAGGGCTTCGAGATCGATTCGCCCAAGTACCAGTACAAGCTCGCCTGGTACAAACGGCTGCGGAACTATTTCGCGAAACACCTATCCCCCAAAAAGCCGGCCATCTGGTGCGGAGACATGAACGTGGCGCCGGAGCCAGTGGACGTACACAGCCCGGACAAGCACCTCACCCACGTCTGCTTCCATGAAGATGTGCGAAACGCCTACAAGGAAACGGTGGGCTGGGGGTTCGTGGACGCGTACCGCAAACTCCATCCCAATACACAGCAATTCACGTTCTGGGACTACCGCGCACCCAATGCGCTGGAAAACAACCGCGGTTGGCGCATCGACCACATCCTGGCCACTGCACCTCTGGCCGAGAAATGCATGAAGGCCGGCGTGGACGTCGAACCGCGCAGACAGCCGAACGCCTCGGACCACACGTTTCTTTGGGCCGAATTCTCCGTCTAG
- a CDS encoding transcriptional regulator — MADNAQPAPSLTVRQQLMQVLTGVRYSARELAELIGAPERQIEEHLVHVVRSLAKDRTRRFMLEPSVCHDCGFVFRDRIRLTTPSRCPVCHSEGVASPRFGIDRRTP, encoded by the coding sequence ATGGCCGACAACGCCCAGCCCGCACCTTCACTGACCGTCCGGCAACAGTTGATGCAGGTGCTGACCGGCGTACGCTATTCCGCCCGCGAACTGGCCGAACTGATCGGGGCGCCGGAACGGCAGATCGAAGAGCACCTGGTTCACGTCGTCCGCTCGCTCGCCAAAGACCGGACGCGCCGCTTTATGCTGGAGCCCTCCGTCTGCCACGACTGCGGGTTCGTCTTTCGCGACCGCATCCGCCTGACCACGCCCAGCCGCTGTCCCGTTTGCCACAGTGAAGGCGTGGCCTCGCCCCGATTCGGCATCGACCGGCGCACACCTTGA